In Ciconia boyciana chromosome 3, ASM3463844v1, whole genome shotgun sequence, a genomic segment contains:
- the ADAT2 gene encoding tRNA-specific adenosine deaminase 2 isoform X1: MEEEAAAAAVAWMDQALDVAKEALEKGEVPVGCLLVYNGEVIGRGGNEVNETKNATRHAEMVAIDQVLDWCKQHNRDYTEVFPQSVLYVTVEPCIMCAAAVRLMKIPRVVYGCRNERFGGCGSVLSISSDDMVDTGEPFECVSGYRAKEAVEMLKAFYRQENPNAPKSKVRKKDHRN, encoded by the exons atggaggaggaggcggcggcggcggcagtGGCGTGGATGGACCAGGCCCTCGACGTG gCTAAAGAGGCGCTGGAGAAGGGGGAGGTTCCCGTCGGTTGCCTCCTGGTGTACAACGGCGAGGTGATAGGGAGGGGCGGGAACGAGGTCAACGAGACGAAGAAC GCTACTCGACATGCAGAAATGGTGGCAATCGATCAGGTCCTTGACTGGTGCAAGCAACACAACAGAGATTATACAGAAGTGTTTCCACAGTCAGTATTGTATGTTACTGTAGAGCCTTGTATCATGTGTGCAGCTGCCGTGCGCTTGATGA AAATTCCACGGGTCGTATATGGCTGTCGAAATGAGCGATTTGGAGGCTGTGGCTCAGTTTTGAGCATCTCATCTGATGATATGGTGGACACAGGAGAACCATTTGAA TGCGTTTCTGGCTATCGTGCCAAAGAAGCAGTGGAAATGTTAAAAGCTTTCTACAGACAAGAAAATCCCAATG CACCAAAATCAAAAGTACGGAAAAAGGACCATCGTAATTAG
- the ADAT2 gene encoding tRNA-specific adenosine deaminase 2 isoform X2 — translation MEEEAAAAAVAWMDQALDVAKEALEKGEVPVGCLLVYNGEVIGRGGNEVNETKNATRHAEMVAIDQVLDWCKQHNRDYTEVFPQSVLYVTVEPCIMCAAAVRLMKIPRVVYGCRNERFGGCGSVLSISSDDMVDTGEPFEHQNQKYGKRTIVISPTLMGHRNLTKK, via the exons atggaggaggaggcggcggcggcggcagtGGCGTGGATGGACCAGGCCCTCGACGTG gCTAAAGAGGCGCTGGAGAAGGGGGAGGTTCCCGTCGGTTGCCTCCTGGTGTACAACGGCGAGGTGATAGGGAGGGGCGGGAACGAGGTCAACGAGACGAAGAAC GCTACTCGACATGCAGAAATGGTGGCAATCGATCAGGTCCTTGACTGGTGCAAGCAACACAACAGAGATTATACAGAAGTGTTTCCACAGTCAGTATTGTATGTTACTGTAGAGCCTTGTATCATGTGTGCAGCTGCCGTGCGCTTGATGA AAATTCCACGGGTCGTATATGGCTGTCGAAATGAGCGATTTGGAGGCTGTGGCTCAGTTTTGAGCATCTCATCTGATGATATGGTGGACACAGGAGAACCATTTGAA CACCAAAATCAAAAGTACGGAAAAAGGACCATCGTAATTAGCCCTACACTGATGGGACACAGAAACTTAACCAAAAAATGA